From Microbacterium sp. LWH7-1.2:
CTTGAGCAGCTCGTCGTGGCTGAAGAACTGCGCGTAGTTCTGCGCCAGAAGCGGCAGGAGGCGGCGCTGGTGCTTGCCGTAGTCGAGCAGCACCACCTCTTCGGTGCCGGCGCCGGAATCGAACTGGCGGCGCTGGTTCGCGTAAGTGAGCGCGATGTGGAGGGCGAGCGCGGTGCCGGTGGTGGCGGCCCCGTCGAGTGACACCCGACCCTGCACGAGCGCCCCGAGCATGGTGAAGAAGCGGCGACCGGGCGTGGGGATATCGCTGGTGTATGAGCCGTCCGCGGCGACCTGGCCGTAGCGGTCGAGCAGGTTGAAGCGCGGGACCCGGACCTGGTCGAACGCGAGCCGGCCGTTGTCGATGCCGTTAAGGCCGCCCTTGACGCCGTCGTCCTCGCTGACGATGCCCGGGAGCATCGCACCCTCGTCGTCGCGGATCGGCACGAAGAAGCAGTGCACGCCGTAGTTGACGCCGCCGGTGATGAGCTGCGCGAACACCGTGGCGGCCTTGCCGTGCAGCGCTGCATTGCCGAGGTAGTCCTTGTACGCGCCGCGGAACGGCGTGTGGATCACGAACTCCTCGGTCTCGGGGTCGTAGGTCGCGGTCGTGCCGATGGCCGCGACATCCGATCCGTGTCCGGTCTCGGTCATGGCGAAAGCGCCGGGGATCGAAAGGTCGGTGATGCCCGGCATCCACTTGTCGTGGTGCTTCTCGGTGCCGAGCTGGAACACGGCCGAGCCGAAGAGGCCCCACTGCACGCCGGACTTGATCTGCAGGCTGGGGTCAGCGAGCACGAGCTCCTGGAAGCCGGCGAGGTTCGCGCCGTTGTCGTTGAGTCCGCCGAACTTCTCCGGCATCGCGCGGCGCGAGCCGCCGTGCTCGACGAGCAGGTGCAGCTGTGTCAGCACGCGCTCACGGTGCTCGTCCATCGACAGCCCGTCGATCCGCCAGAACGCGGGGTCCTTGATCATCTCGCGGGCCTCGCGGCGTGTCTCTGCCCACGTCCCGAGGAGCAGATCCGCGACCCCGGCGACATCGATGCGGGGCTCGGATGCCTCGGCTGCGGTCTGCGGAGCGGTCGGGGCTCCCCCGGCGGGCGTGTTCTTGTGGACGGCGGGCTTCTTGGTGCGGACGGCGGCGTCAGCCATGTGCATCACCTCTCGGTGCGACGGGGGAAGGGTCACGTTCCCCTCGACCGTAGGACTCCCACAACCCCGACTCAAAGCCTCTGGTGGATCTCCACAATGCTCATCCGACACTGGTGACGGATGCGTTGTGCGAGACGCACAGGCGAGCCGCCGCTGGAGCCCGGGCGAAGACCGTTGCCACTGCACCCGCGCGAACGTCCACGGCGAGCCCTAGGTGTGATGTCCAGGCAGGTTGTTGATCCTGCTGATGGGTGGGGCTCCGATTGCGGAGTGTCGCCTGTGGTGATTGTAGAAGTGGATCCAGCCGGGCAGGGCGTCGCGGCGTTCGGTCTCTGACGGGTAGAACTTCGCGTAGGCCCATCCGTCGGCCAGCGTGCGGTGGAAGCGCTCGATCTTGCCGTTGGTCTGCGGGCGGTACGGGCGGGTGCGCTTGTGTCTGATGCCGAGGTCGGCGCAGGCGTCTCGCCAGGCAAGGGACCGGTAGCAGGAGCCGTTGTCGGAAAGGACGCGCTCGACGGTCACGCCGTGATCGGCGAAGAACGCGATCGCGCGGGTGAGGACGCCGACGGCAGTCTCGGCTCGCTCGTCGTCGTGCTCTTCGACATAAGCCACCCGCGAGTTGTCGTCGACGACGGTGTGGAAGAACCCGGTGCCGGTCCTCGGCTTGTGGTCCTTGCCGCGCGGCAGTCCTGGCGTCTCGAGCTTGTTCCGGGCGCCCTGCTGCCGTCCGACGAACCGGTGCCCGCCGCCGTCGGGGATGCGACCGAACTTGGTGACATCGACGTGGATCAGTGCGCCGGGATGGTCGTGCTCATAACGGCGGATCGGCTCCCCGGTGACCCGGTCGATCGCGGAGAGGCGGTTGAGGCCGCAACGCACCAGAACCGCGTGAACGGTCGACGGAGCCAGACCGAGCTCACCGGCGATCTGGACCGGGCCCAGCCGACGCCGCCAGCGGGCCTTCACGATCTTCTTCACAACCGGCGACGGCGTCTTCGCAGGCATCGAGCGGGGGCGGCTCGACCGATCCGACATCCCCGCCGGCCCCTCGGATCGGAATCTGGCCGCCCACTTCCGGGCTGTCACGGTCGAGACCATGAACATCTTCGCTGCCACCTGCAGTGGCCACCCCTCGTCGACGATAAGGCGCGCGAGGCGCAGTCGGGCACGGGGAGTCAGAGCAGCGTTAGCGTGGGACACGAGGGCCTCCTGCGTTCGTGAAGCGGTTGAACTAGACAGCTCCACTTCACAACCGGGAGGCCTTCGCTACTCAGCTACTCCGGGCGTGTCCCGAAACAACGTCCCTGGACATCACACCTAGGCTCAGGTCATGGCCCCGCCCACGGCGATCACGACCGCGTTCATCCCCGTGCACGATCCGCGCGCGAGCGCGCACTGGTACGCGGACGCCTTCGGCCTCGGCGTCATGGAGGAGAACGACTCCTCCAGCGTGCTCGCGGGCTCGCACGGACAGGTGACGCTGATGGGCCCGAAGAGCGGCATCAGTGTCGCGCCCGGCCTGCCGTGGGCCACGTGCAACTTCCGCGTCGACGACCTCGCCTCCGTGCACGAGCGCCTCGCACGGCTCGGCGCACACCCGAGCGACGAGCTCGGCGACCCCGACCGCTGCCTCTTCTTCACCGCCACCGACCCCGACGGGAACACCATCCTCGTCACCGACCGCTGACGAGATGACCGACGACGACGCGACTCTCGACATGTCGCCGCTCGACCTCGACGGCCGCGAGCCCGATCTGGACGAGCGGTTCGGCGAGGGGGTGCTCGATGAGAAACTGTGGTGGCCGCACTACCTCCCGCACTGGTCGTCTCGCGCGCGCACCGCGGCGCGCTACTCGATCGCACCCGATGCGCTCGAGCTGTTCATCGACGCCTACACCGCCCCGTGGTCCCCCGAGTTCGACGGTGACGTCCGCGTCTCGCACCTGCAGACCGGCCAGTTCTCCGGTGAGCGCGGCAGCCGAATCGGACAGCACCGCTTCCGCGACGGCCTGGCGGTGCGCGAAGAGCAGCCGCAGCGCCGGCTCCACCTCCCGCGATTCGGCGTGATCGAGGTGCGGATGGCGGCGGTGCGCCACCCCGACGCGATGGTCGCATTCTGGCCGATCGGCTTCGAGGACCAGCCGGAGAACTCCGGCGAGATCTGCATCGCCGAGATCTTCGGAAGCGACTTGGATGACGCGGGCGGCTGGGTCGGAGTCGGCGTCAAGCGCCAGCACGACCCGCGGCTCCGCGACGACTTCGAGAAGGTCCGCGTCGAGGGCGACCTCACTGAGATGCACGACTACGCCGTCGAGTGGACACCCGACGCGGTGCGGTTCTTCATCGGCCACCGCTGGGTGAAGACCGTGCGCCAGACGATCGACTACCCCGTCCAGCTCATGCTCGACCTCTACGAGCTGCCGCGTGCCGACGGCATGCGCGACATCGCAGCGCTCCCCCATACGCTGCGCGTCGAGCGGGTGCGCACCTTCCCGCCGCTCTGACCCCGGCTCAGAAGAGCCCGACGATGCGCCCCTCGTCGTCGACGTCGATGCTGTTCGCGGCGGGAGTCACCGGCAGCCCGGGCATCGTCATGATGTCGCCGCAGATCATCACGACGAATCGTGCCCCGGCCGCCAGCCGCACCTCGCGGATGTCGACGACGTGCCCCGTCGGCGCACCGCGCAGCTTCGGATCCGTGGAGAACGAGTACTGCGTCTTCGCGACGCACACCGGGTAGGACCCATAGCCCTCGTCCTGCAGGCGCTTGATCTGCGCGCGGACGGTGGTCGAGGCGGTGATCTCCGACGCCCCGTAGATGCGCGTCGCGATCGCGCTCATCTTGCGCCACAGCGACGCGTCATCCGGGTAGGTGAAGCGGAGAGCGGATGCTGCCCCCTCGGGTTCGGCGGCGCGCTCGTCGCAGAGCCTCACGACCTCGCGCGCCAGGTCCTCCGCCCCGGCGCCCCCCTGGGCGAAGTGCTTCGCGACCACGGCCGTGACCCCGACGGACTCGGCCGCCGCAACGAGCGCCGCGGTCTCCGCATCCGTGTCCTCCGCGCGATGGTTGATCGCGACGACCGTCGGGATCCGCCAGGTCTCGCGCAGGGTCTCCAGATGGCGCAGGAGGTTTGCGGTGCCGTGCTCGAGGGCGGCAACGTTCTCGTGCGGAAGGTCGGCGACCTCGACACCGCCGTGGTACTTCATGGCGCGCACCGTCGCGACCACCACCGCGACGTCGGGCCGGAGGCCGGTGGTGCGGCACAGGATGTCGACGAACTTCTCTGCGCCCAGGTCGGCGCCGAAGCCCGCCTCGGTCACGACGTAGTCGGCCATGCGCAGCGCGGAATCGGTCGCGAGGTAGGAGTTGCAGCCGTGCGCGATGTTCGCGAACGGGCCGCCGTGCACGAACGCCGGCGTGTGCTCGAGGGTCTGCACGAGGTTCGGGGCGAGCGCGTCGCGCAGGATCGCCGCCATCGCGCCGTGCGCCTGCAGGTCCCGGGCGCGGATCGGGCTGCGGTCGCGGGCGTACGCGACGACGATCTCGCCGAGGCGATCCTTGAGGTCGGCGAGGTCGGTCGCGAGACAGAAGATCGCCATCACCTCGCTCGCCACGACGATGTCGAAGCCGTCCTCGCGGGGATAGCCGTTGGACGGACCGCCGAGGCCGATCACGGCGTCGCGCAGCGCGCGGTCGTTCACGTCGAGCACTCGCCGCCAGGTCACGCGTCGCACGTCGATGCCGAGGGCGTTGCCGTGGTGCACGTGGTTGTCGATGAGCGCCGCGAGCAGGTTCGTCGCGATCGCGATCGCCGAGAAGTCGCCCGTGAAATGGAGGTTGATGTCCTCCATGGGCACGACCTGCGCGTACCCGCCGCCGGCGGCGCCGCCCTTCATGCCGAACACCGGCCCGAGCGCGGGCTCGCGCAGGCAGATCATGGCCCGCTCGCCGATGCGGGTGAGCGCGTCGCCGAGGCCGACGGTGGTCGTCGTCTTGCCCTCCCCCGCGGGCGTCGGCGAGACGGCGGTCATCAGCACGAGCCGTCCGCGCGGCCTCTCCTGGAGCGTCCGCAGGTGCCGCAGCGACACCTTCGCCTTGAAGCGGCCGTACGGCTCGAGCTCCTCGTCCGGGATGCCGAGCCCCTCGGCGATCCGGGTGATCGGCCAGAGCTCGGCCTGCTGTGCGATCTCGATGTTGCTCGTGGCCACGCTCGCTCCCCGTTGCGGGCCTCGTCGCCCGCCTCCGTCAGCCTATGCGGCGGGCGCTCACTCGTCGCGGATGCGCACCGAGAGGCACGTCACGCAGCCCTCGAGCTTCTCGAACTCCGTGATCGGCGTGGTGACGACCTCGAGCCCGCGCGACCGGTAGAGCTCGGCGGTCTCGGGAGCGTCGGCCGACATGAGCACGGTGGCGTCGTCCAGCACGACGACGGCGGTGCCGTGCTCCTCGGGCACCGCCAGGAAGTCCGGGTAGGCGGCCGGGTCGTCGACGAGCGGCTCGAACCCGACGACCGTGCCGTCGGGGAGCGCGGTCACTCCGCTCTTCAGGTGCAGCACCTTCGA
This genomic window contains:
- a CDS encoding glycoside hydrolase family 16 protein gives rise to the protein MTDDDATLDMSPLDLDGREPDLDERFGEGVLDEKLWWPHYLPHWSSRARTAARYSIAPDALELFIDAYTAPWSPEFDGDVRVSHLQTGQFSGERGSRIGQHRFRDGLAVREEQPQRRLHLPRFGVIEVRMAAVRHPDAMVAFWPIGFEDQPENSGEICIAEIFGSDLDDAGGWVGVGVKRQHDPRLRDDFEKVRVEGDLTEMHDYAVEWTPDAVRFFIGHRWVKTVRQTIDYPVQLMLDLYELPRADGMRDIAALPHTLRVERVRTFPPL
- a CDS encoding IS481 family transposase, encoding MSHANAALTPRARLRLARLIVDEGWPLQVAAKMFMVSTVTARKWAARFRSEGPAGMSDRSSRPRSMPAKTPSPVVKKIVKARWRRRLGPVQIAGELGLAPSTVHAVLVRCGLNRLSAIDRVTGEPIRRYEHDHPGALIHVDVTKFGRIPDGGGHRFVGRQQGARNKLETPGLPRGKDHKPRTGTGFFHTVVDDNSRVAYVEEHDDERAETAVGVLTRAIAFFADHGVTVERVLSDNGSCYRSLAWRDACADLGIRHKRTRPYRPQTNGKIERFHRTLADGWAYAKFYPSETERRDALPGWIHFYNHHRRHSAIGAPPISRINNLPGHHT
- a CDS encoding acyl-CoA dehydrogenase, coding for MADAAVRTKKPAVHKNTPAGGAPTAPQTAAEASEPRIDVAGVADLLLGTWAETRREAREMIKDPAFWRIDGLSMDEHRERVLTQLHLLVEHGGSRRAMPEKFGGLNDNGANLAGFQELVLADPSLQIKSGVQWGLFGSAVFQLGTEKHHDKWMPGITDLSIPGAFAMTETGHGSDVAAIGTTATYDPETEEFVIHTPFRGAYKDYLGNAALHGKAATVFAQLITGGVNYGVHCFFVPIRDDEGAMLPGIVSEDDGVKGGLNGIDNGRLAFDQVRVPRFNLLDRYGQVAADGSYTSDIPTPGRRFFTMLGALVQGRVSLDGAATTGTALALHIALTYANQRRQFDSGAGTEEVVLLDYGKHQRRLLPLLAQNYAQFFSHDELLKKFDAVFSGRTDTPEEREDLETLAAALKPLSTWNALGTIQEAREACGGSGFLAENRMVGLHQDLDVYVTFEGDNNVLLQLVGKRLLSDYAKQFKGKDPAALARFAVGQTAGKVFHGAGLRQLGQTVTDFGSTARSIELGLRTDQQHELLAGRVQQMVADVAAALRPAPKLSPAEAAALFNSHQAELIEAARAHGELLQWEAFTDGVNRVSDEGTKQVLTWLRDLFGLHLIEKHLAWYIINGRLSTQRAASVSRYIDRLAARLRPHAQDLVDAYGFAPEHVRAPIASGAERERQDEAREYYRALAASGEAPVSEKSLKKK
- a CDS encoding VOC family protein; translation: MAPPTAITTAFIPVHDPRASAHWYADAFGLGVMEENDSSSVLAGSHGQVTLMGPKSGISVAPGLPWATCNFRVDDLASVHERLARLGAHPSDELGDPDRCLFFTATDPDGNTILVTDR
- a CDS encoding formate--tetrahydrofolate ligase, which produces MATSNIEIAQQAELWPITRIAEGLGIPDEELEPYGRFKAKVSLRHLRTLQERPRGRLVLMTAVSPTPAGEGKTTTTVGLGDALTRIGERAMICLREPALGPVFGMKGGAAGGGYAQVVPMEDINLHFTGDFSAIAIATNLLAALIDNHVHHGNALGIDVRRVTWRRVLDVNDRALRDAVIGLGGPSNGYPREDGFDIVVASEVMAIFCLATDLADLKDRLGEIVVAYARDRSPIRARDLQAHGAMAAILRDALAPNLVQTLEHTPAFVHGGPFANIAHGCNSYLATDSALRMADYVVTEAGFGADLGAEKFVDILCRTTGLRPDVAVVVATVRAMKYHGGVEVADLPHENVAALEHGTANLLRHLETLRETWRIPTVVAINHRAEDTDAETAALVAAAESVGVTAVVAKHFAQGGAGAEDLAREVVRLCDERAAEPEGAASALRFTYPDDASLWRKMSAIATRIYGASEITASTTVRAQIKRLQDEGYGSYPVCVAKTQYSFSTDPKLRGAPTGHVVDIREVRLAAGARFVVMICGDIMTMPGLPVTPAANSIDVDDEGRIVGLF